The DNA region CGTGATAGAGCGCCAGCTCGGCGGTGATTGCGTAACGTTCGGTCAGCCGGCGCGTAATCCTGGTGTCCTCGCAGGCGATGACGTCGACGCCCGCCAGCGTCTCCAGCGCGCGAAGGGTGACGTCGGCGAGATTTCCGATCGGGGTCGCCACCAGATGGAGCCCGGGCGCGGCCTTTGGCGCAGCAAGCTGCTGGCCGCCGATCGAAAAGGTCCTGGCCGCTGTGCCTGTCGTGGCATCGGAATGGTGGAGGGAACTGGCTTTTGCGCGCATAATGCCAATCTAGAGGGATGGCAGCACTTGCGCCACATCCGGCAACCGCGATGACGGTAGGCGGTTGCTGAGGGAAACGGGAGCCGCGGCAACGGCGCCGCGAGGCCATAATCCTTTTGTTTTAGTTAACTATTCGCCGACAATATGCCTGAATCCACCCGCCTCATCAGAGCTGGATGGAGTCCTGGCCGATCCTGGTCGGTCAAGAGAAGAGAGACGATGGCAGGCCCGCATCACCGCATGTCCCCGCCGTCGGGCACGACCCGGCGAACCGCGCTAGGTCTGCTCGTGGGCGCGCCGTTGCTGACGGCCTGTTCTGGCGTCCAGCAGAGCCTGAGCCAGTTTTCCAGCCCGTTCGGCGGCAACCAGGAAGCCGGTCCTGCCGGGCCGCCGCAACAGCCGCAGGCGGTCGGCACCGGGCAAGTCAAGATCGGGCTGATCCTGCCGCTGTCGGCCTCCGGCAATGCCGGGCTCGCCGCGCAGTCGATGCGGAACGCCGCCGAAATGGCGCTGGCGGAATTTCAGAACCCCAACATTCAACTCCTGATCAAGGACGATGGCGGCAGCCCGCAAGGTGCGGCGCAGGGCACCCAGCAGGCGCTGTCCGAGGGCGCCGAGATCATTCTGGGACCGCTGTTCGCAGGCTCGGTGCCCGCCACCGCGCAACTGACGCGGCCGCGCGGCACCTCGGTGATCGCATTCTCCACCGATTCGAGCGTCGCCGGGCGCGGCGTCTATCTGCTGAGTTTCCTGCCGGAGTCCGACATCAATCGGATCGTCGACTATTCCTCGGGGATCGGAAAACGCTCGTTCGCCGCGATGGTGCCGGACAACGCCTATGGCAACGTGGTCGAGGCCGCGTTCAAGCAGGCGGTCGGCCGCAAGAACGGCCGCGTCGTTGCCTTCGAGAAATATGGCGCCGACCGCGCGACGCCGGCGCGGACCGTGGCCCAGGCGCTCGGCCAGGCCGACGCGCTGCTGCTCGCCGACGACGGCGATTCGGTGGTCGCGACCGCCGACGCACTCACCGCAGCGGGTGCCAATCTGCGCAACATCCAGCTGCTCGGCACCGGGCTGTGGGACAATCCGCGGGTGTTCGCGAGCCCGG from Bradyrhizobium sp. B124 includes:
- a CDS encoding penicillin-binding protein activator, coding for MAGPHHRMSPPSGTTRRTALGLLVGAPLLTACSGVQQSLSQFSSPFGGNQEAGPAGPPQQPQAVGTGQVKIGLILPLSASGNAGLAAQSMRNAAEMALAEFQNPNIQLLIKDDGGSPQGAAQGTQQALSEGAEIILGPLFAGSVPATAQLTRPRGTSVIAFSTDSSVAGRGVYLLSFLPESDINRIVDYSSGIGKRSFAAMVPDNAYGNVVEAAFKQAVGRKNGRVVAFEKYGADRATPARTVAQALGQADALLLADDGDSVVATADALTAAGANLRNIQLLGTGLWDNPRVFASPVLQGGLYAAPDPSGFRSFAGRYRAKYGGEPVRTATLAYDAVALMAALARTQGAQRFAPETLTNPSGFAGIDGLFRFRSDGTNERGLAVMKVASGGGTPVAGSPKSFGA